A stretch of Acidimicrobiales bacterium DNA encodes these proteins:
- a CDS encoding lipid-transfer protein, with the protein MAFSPGENDIAIVGVAQTDAHARFEGPEVVLIMECVNRLLSDAKIERDDVGFTIAGSCDYLSGMPFAFVSNVDGMGAWPPVYESHVEMDGAWALFEAWLRLQMGDIDVAMVVGSGKSSPCNAREVFHLQADPYVVAPLGIDPDAMAGIQAQALVNAGKASEADIADVVVRSRANASSNPHAQLTDAVSADELLAAPYDMAPLRAHDVSAKADGAAAMLIARRDRALELTDSPVWITGLDHRIESHHAGLRDLTDSPSTRLAATGAGAFDGDVDVAELHVLHAHEEIILRDALGLDDVAKVNPSGGPLAGDPVMATGLTRIIEVAKRIAGGDATRGIAHATSGAALQQNLVCVLEGGS; encoded by the coding sequence ATGGCCTTTTCACCCGGGGAGAACGACATCGCGATCGTCGGCGTCGCCCAGACCGACGCCCACGCCCGCTTCGAGGGGCCCGAAGTGGTCCTCATCATGGAGTGCGTCAACCGCCTGCTGAGCGACGCGAAGATCGAACGTGACGACGTCGGGTTCACGATCGCCGGCAGCTGCGACTACCTCAGCGGCATGCCCTTCGCCTTCGTGTCCAACGTCGACGGCATGGGGGCCTGGCCGCCCGTCTACGAATCCCATGTCGAGATGGACGGCGCGTGGGCACTGTTCGAGGCCTGGCTCCGACTCCAGATGGGCGACATCGACGTCGCCATGGTGGTCGGGTCCGGCAAGTCCTCGCCGTGCAACGCCCGGGAGGTCTTCCACCTCCAGGCCGACCCGTACGTGGTCGCGCCGCTCGGCATCGACCCGGACGCGATGGCGGGCATCCAGGCGCAGGCGCTGGTGAACGCGGGCAAGGCGTCGGAGGCCGACATCGCCGACGTCGTCGTGCGGAGTCGCGCCAACGCGTCCTCGAATCCTCACGCCCAGCTCACCGACGCCGTGTCGGCCGACGAGCTGCTCGCCGCGCCCTACGACATGGCGCCCCTGCGGGCCCACGACGTGTCGGCGAAGGCGGACGGCGCGGCGGCGATGCTGATCGCCCGGCGCGACCGGGCGCTCGAGCTGACCGACAGCCCGGTGTGGATCACCGGGCTCGACCATCGAATCGAGTCGCACCACGCCGGCCTGCGGGACCTCACGGACTCCCCGTCCACCCGCCTCGCCGCCACCGGCGCCGGCGCGTTCGACGGCGATGTGGACGTCGCCGAGCTGCACGTGCTCCACGCGCACGAGGAGATCATCCTGCGCGACGCGCTCGGGCTCGACGACGTGGCGAAGGTGAACCCGTCGGGCGGCCCGCTGGCCGGCGACCCGGTCATGGCCACCGGCCTGACCCGGATCATCGAGGTCGCGAAACGCATCGCGGGCGGCGACGCCACCCGTGGGATCGCCCACGCGACGTCGGGCGCGGCGTTGCAACAGAACCTTGTGTGTGTTCTCGAAGGAGGGAGCTGA
- a CDS encoding P-II family nitrogen regulator — protein sequence MKLITAVIKPFKLEDVKSALAEVGVQGMTVSEVQGFGRQGGHSETYRGTEYRVTFTPKTRIEVLVDDPQADAVVDAVIASAKTEKIGDGKVWVTPVETLARIRTGERGAEAV from the coding sequence ATGAAGCTCATCACCGCCGTCATCAAGCCCTTCAAGCTCGAAGACGTGAAGTCCGCGCTCGCCGAGGTCGGCGTCCAGGGCATGACGGTGTCGGAGGTCCAGGGCTTCGGTCGCCAGGGCGGCCACAGCGAGACCTACCGCGGCACCGAGTACCGCGTGACCTTCACGCCGAAGACGCGCATCGAGGTGCTGGTCGACGACCCCCAGGCCGACGCCGTCGTGGATGCGGTGATCGCCTCCGCGAAGACCGAGAAGATCGGTGACGGCAAGGTGTGGGTCACCCCCGTCGAGACGCTCGCCCGCATCCGCACCGGCGAGCGCGGCGCCGAAGCTGTCTAG
- a CDS encoding SDR family oxidoreductase: MGTVDGRVVIVTGAARGLGRAHALAFAAEGAKVVVNDLGVERDGSPGTSDAANEVVDEIRAAGGEAVANAADVADWDQAEAMIRQAIDEFGRLDTLVCNAGFLRDRMLAGMSEEEWDTVIRVHLKGHFAPARHAIEYWREQSKAGNEVDARVINTSSGAGLAGSIGQGNYATAKAGIALLTIQQAAEWGRYGVLANAIAPDARTRMTEGVFYSSDVPDGFDKKAPENVSPLVVWLGSADCDVTGRTFENTAGQLNVCDGWQKGPIESVGDRRMTVSEAGELARASIAGERAPQPVHGAQ; the protein is encoded by the coding sequence ATGGGAACAGTGGACGGACGGGTCGTCATCGTCACCGGTGCGGCCCGCGGTCTGGGCCGCGCCCACGCCCTCGCCTTCGCCGCGGAGGGCGCCAAGGTCGTCGTGAACGATCTCGGCGTGGAGCGCGACGGGTCGCCGGGCACCAGCGACGCAGCCAACGAGGTCGTCGACGAGATCCGCGCCGCCGGCGGCGAGGCCGTCGCCAACGCCGCGGACGTGGCCGACTGGGATCAGGCCGAGGCCATGATCCGCCAGGCGATCGACGAGTTCGGTCGCCTCGACACGCTGGTCTGCAACGCCGGGTTCCTGCGGGACCGCATGCTGGCGGGGATGTCCGAGGAGGAGTGGGACACCGTGATCCGCGTGCACCTCAAGGGGCACTTCGCCCCGGCCCGCCACGCGATCGAGTACTGGCGCGAACAGTCGAAGGCCGGCAACGAGGTCGACGCCCGGGTGATCAACACCTCGTCGGGCGCCGGACTCGCGGGTTCGATCGGGCAGGGAAACTACGCAACCGCCAAGGCCGGAATCGCCCTCCTCACGATCCAGCAGGCCGCCGAGTGGGGGCGCTACGGCGTGCTCGCCAACGCCATCGCCCCCGACGCCCGGACCCGGATGACCGAGGGTGTGTTCTACAGCTCGGACGTCCCCGACGGATTCGACAAGAAGGCGCCGGAGAACGTCTCGCCGCTCGTGGTCTGGCTCGGCTCGGCCGACTGTGACGTGACCGGTCGCACCTTCGAGAACACGGCCGGGCAGCTGAACGTGTGCGACGGCTGGCAGAAGGGCCCGATCGAATCGGTCGGCGACCGGCGCATGACGGTCAGCGAGGCGGGCGAGCTCGCCCGGGCCTCGATCGCCGGTGAACGGGCCCCGCAGCCGGTCCACGGCGCCCAGTAG
- a CDS encoding OB-fold domain-containing protein, producing MATQLPDIDFTLEFPYTRTTGPIIGPFLTGLRDGRILGTRVGDRVICPPIEYDPDTGATVGPDSLVEVGPAGTVEAWTWVAEPTSKHPLSHPFAFAQIRLDGADTTMLQAVDAGSMDAMATGMRVVVRYHDERVGSVTDIHFVPGEDAQAAPEVDAEAGDVEIMEHLIGVRINEPLLPHRVRFLEGLLEHKILGQRSPADGKVHVPSRGYDAINRVPMMDAEYVEVADRGTVTSFTEITPIQYHGQTETEPYIRCSVLLDGADTTVGGIDVRDIPVDEFRIGMRLQMIWRDDISFDDPDNRGFGLSEEVYVRWEPSGEPDVDPELVKEHNF from the coding sequence ATGGCCACCCAACTTCCGGATATCGACTTCACCCTCGAGTTCCCCTACACCCGAACGACCGGTCCGATCATCGGCCCGTTCCTCACCGGTCTGCGCGACGGGCGCATTCTCGGCACCCGGGTCGGGGACCGAGTCATCTGCCCGCCCATCGAGTACGACCCGGACACGGGAGCGACCGTGGGACCGGACAGCCTCGTCGAGGTCGGCCCCGCCGGCACCGTCGAGGCGTGGACCTGGGTCGCCGAGCCGACGTCCAAGCATCCGCTGAGCCACCCGTTCGCGTTCGCCCAGATCCGACTCGACGGGGCGGACACCACGATGCTGCAGGCCGTCGACGCTGGTTCGATGGACGCGATGGCGACGGGGATGCGGGTGGTCGTCCGCTACCACGACGAGCGGGTGGGCTCGGTGACGGACATCCACTTCGTGCCCGGCGAGGATGCACAGGCCGCGCCCGAGGTCGACGCCGAGGCCGGCGATGTCGAGATCATGGAGCACCTCATCGGCGTGCGGATCAACGAACCGCTGCTGCCGCATCGCGTCCGCTTCCTCGAGGGGCTGCTCGAACACAAGATCCTCGGGCAACGCAGCCCCGCCGACGGCAAGGTGCACGTGCCGAGCCGCGGCTACGACGCGATCAACCGGGTGCCGATGATGGACGCCGAGTACGTCGAGGTCGCCGACCGGGGCACCGTCACGTCGTTCACCGAGATCACCCCGATCCAGTACCACGGCCAGACCGAGACGGAGCCCTACATCCGCTGCTCGGTGCTGCTCGACGGCGCCGACACGACCGTCGGTGGCATCGACGTGCGCGACATCCCGGTCGACGAGTTCCGGATCGGCATGCGGCTCCAGATGATCTGGCGCGACGACATCTCGTTCGACGATCCCGACAACCGGGGCTTCGGCCTCAGCGAAGAGGTCTACGTCCGTTGGGAGCCGTCCGGCGAGCCCGATGTGGATCCCGAGCTCGTGAAGGAGCACAACTTCTGA
- a CDS encoding YbaK/EbsC family protein: MARSDGLARFTDAARERGITVDPVRYPDGTRTAADAAAAIGCDVAQIVKSLVVVGPDGPALALTAGHHRLDLEKLGAHLGGPVRMSDAETAREATGFAIGGTPPFGHPRPLLTVMDPSLLDWEVVHAAAGTPDTCFPIEPGVLREVTDATICGFVEGETGLG; this comes from the coding sequence ATGGCCCGCTCCGATGGGCTCGCCCGGTTCACGGACGCGGCGCGGGAGCGGGGGATCACGGTCGACCCGGTGCGCTATCCGGACGGCACGCGGACCGCAGCCGATGCCGCCGCCGCGATCGGTTGTGACGTCGCCCAGATCGTGAAGTCGCTCGTGGTCGTCGGCCCCGACGGACCCGCGCTCGCCCTCACCGCCGGCCACCATCGCCTCGATCTCGAGAAGCTCGGCGCGCACCTGGGCGGTCCCGTGCGGATGAGCGACGCCGAGACGGCCCGGGAGGCGACCGGATTCGCCATCGGCGGAACGCCTCCGTTCGGCCATCCCCGACCGCTGCTCACCGTCATGGACCCGTCGCTGCTCGACTGGGAGGTCGTCCACGCGGCGGCAGGCACGCCCGACACGTGCTTCCCGATCGAACCCGGGGTGCTGCGAGAGGTGACGGATGCCACGATTTGCGGCTTCGTGGAGGGCGAAACCGGGCTCGGTTGA
- a CDS encoding GntR family transcriptional regulator produces the protein MLESHTVTFTDQFGIDRRMVVRLDESTVVPRFEQLRGQISVMVAVGRLEPAMRLPTVRSLAYQLHLAPGTVARAYRELESEGVIVGRGRAGTFVVDEPPHSEPLEERRNRVRDAAARYVAEMRQLDQGAEAALAAVEQAFTES, from the coding sequence ATGCTCGAGAGCCACACCGTCACGTTCACCGACCAGTTCGGCATCGACCGCCGCATGGTCGTGCGGCTGGACGAGTCGACGGTGGTCCCCCGCTTCGAACAGCTCCGCGGCCAGATCTCGGTGATGGTCGCCGTCGGCCGCCTCGAGCCGGCCATGCGCCTGCCGACGGTGCGATCACTCGCCTATCAGCTGCACCTGGCGCCGGGTACGGTCGCTCGGGCCTACCGCGAACTGGAGTCCGAGGGCGTGATCGTCGGGCGCGGCCGGGCCGGCACCTTCGTCGTCGACGAGCCGCCCCACTCCGAGCCGCTCGAGGAACGACGCAACCGGGTTCGCGACGCCGCCGCTCGCTACGTGGCCGAGATGCGTCAACTCGACCAGGGCGCCGAAGCCGCGCTGGCCGCCGTCGAGCAGGCGTTCACGGAGTCCTGA
- a CDS encoding carotenoid oxygenase family protein, with amino-acid sequence MDRRAFLAGTAALGGGIVLAGCGDDVAAPATSTTSTTSTTSTTSTTSGVVTTTVPYDPDTPFWLQGGFAPVAEVGPVTELEVVGSLPPTLSGLFARNGSNPASGDSPHWFFGDGMVHGIRIENGSASWYANRHIDTPFFRDGRSFGDFVAPPGTAETQANVSMLVHGDRLFSLGEVGWPYEIDPTDLSTVGPTDITGPAGSLGPNVTAHPKVDPATGLLHFFGYGFTPPYLTYYVASADGRELLVKEEIPMGAGTMIHDFAITESDVIFWEFPVVFDLTAAAAGAVNPFTWDASYGSRIGVMPLGGPASEMRWVEVENGYVFHGTNAFRQDDTVIVDVSRIDSIFDASVPGGNDLNANAPELIRWEIGTGGDELTWQATARSDLALEFPEIDHRWTGRPHSVAWYTETLDTPDGNLEFPGITRLDVASGATDRWESGDLRQPGESVFVPDSPDAGEGEGWLLTFVWDKTTDRSSFAVLDATDVGSGPVAEVLLPQRVPFGFHGAWMADL; translated from the coding sequence GTGGATCGCCGCGCCTTCCTCGCCGGCACGGCGGCACTCGGCGGCGGGATCGTGCTGGCGGGGTGTGGCGACGACGTCGCCGCGCCCGCGACGTCCACCACCTCCACGACGTCCACGACGTCCACCACCTCCACGACTTCGGGTGTGGTGACCACGACCGTCCCCTACGACCCCGACACGCCGTTCTGGCTCCAGGGCGGGTTCGCCCCCGTGGCCGAGGTCGGCCCGGTGACCGAGCTCGAGGTGGTCGGGTCGCTGCCGCCGACCCTCAGCGGCCTGTTCGCCCGGAACGGATCGAACCCCGCCTCGGGCGATTCGCCCCACTGGTTCTTCGGCGATGGCATGGTCCACGGGATCCGCATCGAGAACGGTTCGGCCTCGTGGTACGCGAACCGCCACATCGACACGCCGTTCTTCCGAGACGGGAGGTCGTTCGGCGACTTCGTGGCGCCACCGGGCACCGCGGAGACCCAGGCGAACGTCAGCATGCTCGTCCACGGCGATCGGCTCTTCAGCCTCGGCGAGGTCGGGTGGCCCTACGAGATCGACCCGACGGACCTCTCGACGGTCGGCCCGACCGATATCACCGGCCCGGCCGGTTCCCTCGGGCCGAACGTGACCGCCCACCCGAAGGTGGATCCGGCGACGGGTCTGCTCCACTTCTTCGGCTACGGGTTCACCCCGCCGTATCTCACGTACTACGTCGCGTCGGCGGACGGTCGAGAACTCCTCGTCAAGGAGGAGATCCCGATGGGGGCCGGCACGATGATCCACGATTTCGCGATCACGGAGTCGGACGTGATCTTCTGGGAGTTCCCGGTGGTCTTCGACCTCACGGCGGCGGCCGCCGGCGCGGTCAACCCCTTCACCTGGGACGCGTCGTACGGCTCGCGCATCGGCGTCATGCCGCTCGGCGGTCCGGCGAGCGAGATGCGTTGGGTGGAGGTCGAGAACGGCTACGTCTTCCACGGCACCAACGCGTTCCGTCAGGACGACACGGTGATCGTCGACGTGTCCCGCATCGACTCGATCTTCGACGCCTCGGTTCCCGGCGGAAACGATCTGAACGCCAACGCCCCCGAGCTGATCCGCTGGGAGATCGGCACCGGCGGCGACGAGCTCACCTGGCAGGCGACGGCCCGCTCCGACCTGGCACTCGAGTTCCCCGAGATCGACCACCGCTGGACGGGGCGGCCCCATTCGGTCGCGTGGTACACCGAGACCCTCGACACGCCCGACGGCAACCTCGAGTTCCCGGGGATCACCCGACTCGACGTGGCCTCCGGCGCCACCGACCGATGGGAGAGCGGCGACCTGCGTCAGCCGGGGGAGTCCGTGTTCGTGCCGGACAGCCCCGACGCCGGCGAGGGGGAGGGGTGGCTGCTCACGTTCGTGTGGGACAAGACCACCGATCGTTCGAGCTTCGCCGTCCTCGACGCCACGGACGTCGGCTCGGGGCCGGTCGCCGAGGTGCTGCTTCCCCAGCGGGTGCCCTTCGGATTCCACGGCGCGTGGATGGCGGACCTCTGA
- a CDS encoding acyl-CoA dehydrogenase family protein: MDFDDTPEEAAWREECNAFLSQHAELKPERADLGQSYWAKARSEAEEDAYAHACRAWQRTKFDEGWAGLTWPTEYGGRGLSSHLAGIFAEEEGRYDLPQGQFAQSIGMAGPTIIVHGTEEQKQRYLAPMLTGEETWCQLFSEPGAGSDLAGLRTSAVVDGDEIVVNGQKVWTSNAREAAHGMLLVRSDVNVPKHRGITYLLLDMATPGIDIRPLKQPTGRSEFNEVFLDDVRVPIENVVGEINAGWGPILTTLTNERTGIGGQSGMFDDVIELARDMGVIDDPVVRQDLMRLHARTRTIAYLGYRVRTAASRGEMPGPESSVLKLANSDRLEQLGNLVMAMMGARGTLYADDAVMGGFWQNYAFLGQWMSRIGGGTDEVQRNIMGENVLGLPQEPRPDKGIPFKDIPT, translated from the coding sequence ATGGACTTCGACGACACGCCGGAGGAAGCCGCCTGGCGTGAGGAATGCAACGCGTTCCTCTCCCAGCACGCCGAACTGAAGCCGGAGCGGGCCGACCTCGGCCAGTCGTACTGGGCGAAGGCCCGTAGCGAGGCGGAGGAGGACGCGTACGCCCACGCGTGCCGCGCCTGGCAGCGGACGAAGTTCGACGAGGGGTGGGCCGGCCTGACCTGGCCGACGGAGTACGGCGGCCGCGGGCTCTCGAGCCACCTGGCCGGGATCTTCGCCGAGGAGGAGGGCCGCTACGACCTCCCCCAGGGCCAGTTCGCCCAGTCGATCGGCATGGCCGGTCCGACGATCATCGTCCACGGCACCGAGGAGCAGAAGCAGCGCTACCTCGCCCCGATGCTCACCGGCGAGGAGACGTGGTGTCAGCTGTTCTCGGAACCGGGCGCCGGGTCGGATCTGGCGGGACTGCGCACATCGGCGGTCGTCGACGGTGACGAGATCGTCGTCAACGGCCAGAAGGTGTGGACGTCGAACGCCCGGGAAGCGGCGCACGGGATGCTGCTCGTGCGTTCGGACGTCAACGTGCCCAAACACCGCGGCATCACCTATCTCCTGCTCGACATGGCGACGCCCGGCATCGACATCCGGCCCCTGAAGCAGCCGACGGGCCGATCCGAGTTCAACGAGGTCTTCCTCGACGACGTCCGCGTGCCGATCGAGAACGTCGTCGGCGAGATCAACGCCGGTTGGGGGCCGATCCTCACGACGCTCACCAACGAGCGCACGGGCATCGGCGGTCAGTCCGGCATGTTCGACGACGTCATCGAGTTGGCCCGGGACATGGGCGTCATCGACGATCCCGTCGTCCGTCAGGATCTGATGCGGCTCCACGCACGGACCCGTACCATCGCGTACCTGGGCTACCGGGTGCGCACGGCGGCGTCGCGCGGCGAGATGCCCGGGCCGGAGAGCTCGGTGCTGAAGCTCGCCAACAGCGATCGGCTCGAACAGCTCGGGAACCTCGTGATGGCGATGATGGGCGCCCGGGGCACGCTCTACGCCGACGATGCCGTGATGGGGGGCTTCTGGCAGAACTACGCGTTCCTCGGCCAGTGGATGAGCCGCATCGGGGGCGGCACCGACGAGGTGCAGCGCAACATCATGGGCGAGAACGTGTTGGGGCTGCCCCAGGAGCCCCGACCGGACAAGGGGATCCCCTTCAAGGACATCCCCACCTGA
- a CDS encoding Clp protease N-terminal domain-containing protein: MSSLQLDAGARMALDVALGTAGAMGDERCGTEYLLFGAVATATGDMAELCELFALDTARLERALVALRGHHFEPDPDGQVDPPLSPRAELALNGRALSGAERRTTFDMLLGCLNDPRSGAATVLRHLGVRLGEIRRLVELGAARLDQDEVAGLIAALDRRDVTHYGWWGPRADASVARIPTPATPQVVARSQTAEVSLETVVAGPDGFGLTLTVTSLGPWVLPPTWESIEYLSPGVGAEHRLVPEVVTVDLAYADGTHVSNRAGNPRWRADVPTPGALVRLSTRKVIEDRNDRRRPVRHVETTEWWAWPVPMSGDVTLHVRWPAEAVDGSLVLDGTAIAGQAAALRDVGA; the protein is encoded by the coding sequence ATGAGCAGTCTGCAGCTGGACGCGGGTGCGCGCATGGCTCTCGACGTGGCGCTGGGTACGGCCGGGGCGATGGGCGACGAGCGGTGTGGCACCGAGTACCTGCTCTTCGGCGCGGTCGCCACCGCCACCGGCGACATGGCCGAGCTCTGTGAGCTGTTCGCGCTCGACACGGCGCGGCTCGAGCGGGCGCTCGTGGCGTTGCGCGGCCATCACTTCGAACCCGATCCCGACGGCCAGGTCGATCCGCCGCTGAGCCCGCGGGCGGAGCTGGCCCTCAACGGGCGGGCGCTGTCGGGCGCCGAGCGGCGGACGACGTTCGACATGTTGCTCGGCTGTCTCAACGACCCGCGTTCCGGTGCCGCGACCGTGCTGCGCCATCTCGGCGTCCGCCTCGGGGAGATCCGGCGGCTGGTCGAGCTCGGCGCGGCCCGGCTCGACCAGGACGAGGTCGCCGGGCTGATCGCGGCCCTCGATCGCCGCGACGTCACCCACTACGGCTGGTGGGGTCCGCGCGCGGACGCGTCCGTGGCTCGCATCCCGACGCCGGCGACGCCACAGGTCGTCGCCCGGAGTCAGACCGCCGAGGTGTCGCTGGAGACCGTGGTCGCCGGCCCCGACGGGTTCGGGTTGACCCTCACGGTGACGTCGCTCGGACCGTGGGTGCTCCCGCCGACGTGGGAGTCCATCGAGTACCTGAGTCCGGGCGTCGGGGCCGAGCATCGTCTGGTGCCGGAGGTCGTCACGGTGGACCTGGCGTACGCGGACGGCACCCACGTCTCCAACCGGGCCGGCAATCCCCGCTGGCGCGCCGACGTGCCGACGCCGGGCGCCCTCGTGCGGCTGAGCACCCGCAAGGTGATCGAGGATCGCAACGACCGGCGCCGACCGGTCCGCCATGTGGAGACGACGGAGTGGTGGGCCTGGCCCGTCCCGATGTCGGGGGATGTGACGCTGCACGTGCGCTGGCCCGCCGAAGCCGTCGACGGGTCGCTCGTGCTCGACGGCACGGCGATCGCCGGACAGGCCGCGGCCCTGCGCGATGTCGGCGCCTGA
- a CDS encoding thiolase domain-containing protein, with the protein MARPCAVVGIGQTKYKRQLPVTIDGLVREAALKALDDAELTFADVDAVVIGKAPDALEGVIMPELSLAHALGAVGKPIHRVHTAGSVGASTAISAAVLVESGRYDTVLTVTYEKQSEGNATWALSGGRSGGQGAGGTFAPWIREYIRRSNAPEHIGWTVAVKDRLNALKNPNAHLHLEDISIEKVKESPMLWDPLHFLESCPSSDGAAAMVLTSEDKVGRSPNPPAWVLGHAKRTEFSSFPGRDTIRIQAGLDCAEALYKKVGITNPRKQIDAAELYVPFSWYEPMWLEGHLIAEEGAGWKMTDEGATALDGDFPVNCSGGVLSSNPIGASGMIRCLEAANQVRGTAGDYQVDGAKVALGHAYGGAAQYFAMWIVSSELQPEFN; encoded by the coding sequence ATGGCCCGCCCCTGTGCAGTGGTCGGCATCGGCCAGACGAAGTACAAGCGCCAGCTTCCGGTCACCATCGACGGGCTGGTTCGTGAAGCCGCGCTGAAGGCGCTCGACGACGCCGAGCTGACGTTCGCCGACGTCGACGCCGTGGTGATCGGCAAGGCCCCGGACGCCCTCGAAGGCGTGATCATGCCCGAGCTGTCGTTGGCCCACGCGCTCGGCGCGGTGGGCAAGCCCATCCATCGGGTCCACACCGCCGGCTCGGTCGGCGCGTCCACGGCGATCTCCGCGGCGGTGCTCGTCGAGTCCGGGCGCTACGACACGGTGCTCACCGTGACCTACGAGAAGCAGTCCGAAGGCAACGCCACGTGGGCGCTGTCGGGTGGCCGGTCCGGCGGCCAGGGAGCCGGCGGCACGTTCGCTCCGTGGATCCGCGAGTACATCCGGCGGTCGAACGCCCCCGAGCACATCGGGTGGACCGTCGCGGTCAAGGACCGGCTCAATGCGCTCAAGAACCCGAACGCCCACCTCCACCTCGAGGACATCTCGATCGAGAAGGTGAAGGAGTCCCCGATGCTGTGGGACCCGCTCCACTTCCTCGAGTCGTGCCCGTCGTCGGACGGTGCGGCGGCCATGGTGCTCACGAGCGAGGACAAGGTCGGACGTTCGCCGAACCCGCCGGCCTGGGTGCTCGGCCACGCGAAGCGCACCGAGTTCTCCTCGTTCCCCGGCCGCGACACGATCCGCATCCAGGCCGGACTGGACTGTGCCGAGGCCCTCTACAAGAAGGTCGGCATCACCAACCCGCGCAAGCAGATCGACGCGGCCGAGCTCTACGTGCCGTTCAGCTGGTACGAGCCGATGTGGCTCGAGGGTCACCTGATCGCCGAGGAGGGCGCCGGCTGGAAGATGACCGACGAGGGCGCCACCGCCCTCGACGGCGACTTCCCCGTCAACTGCTCGGGCGGTGTGCTGTCGTCCAACCCGATCGGTGCCTCGGGCATGATCCGCTGTCTCGAAGCGGCCAATCAGGTACGCGGCACCGCCGGCGACTATCAAGTCGACGGCGCGAAGGTCGCGCTGGGCCACGCCTACGGCGGGGCCGCGCAGTACTTCGCGATGTGGATCGTCTCGTCCGAGCTGCAACCCGAGTTCAACTAG
- a CDS encoding amidohydrolase family protein, translated as MAEIVQEAIAAGALGVSTSRTIGHRAMDGEPVPGTYAAEDELFAMGRALRDGGGGVFELAPAGAAGLDTVAPMKEVDWMRRLSAETGQPVTFAMLQVPGAPDLWKEQMEVSLAATSEGAQLHPQVAGRPFGVLIGFETGHPFMLRPTYMALADLPIDERIGELRKPEVKAAILAEENAEGTGAVHEGIAMLAAGMLESLYVLGDPPDYEPTHDRSVAGLAEASGVAPEEAAYDAFCAEDGKALLMLPLYNYVEGNHDVIREQLTHPQAVVGLGDGGAHCGLICDASLPTTMISHWTRDRDRGEQLPLEWVVRKQTKDTAALFGMTDRGTIAVGQRADINVIDHDRINLRTPELVRDLPAGGRRLIQTAEGYVATIVAGEVTRRDGVDTGARPGRLVRGRR; from the coding sequence ATGGCGGAGATCGTGCAGGAAGCGATCGCGGCGGGTGCGCTCGGCGTCAGCACGTCGCGCACGATCGGCCACCGGGCCATGGACGGCGAGCCCGTGCCGGGCACGTACGCCGCGGAGGACGAGCTGTTCGCGATGGGCCGCGCCCTGCGTGATGGCGGCGGTGGGGTGTTCGAGCTGGCGCCGGCCGGCGCCGCGGGCCTCGACACCGTCGCCCCGATGAAGGAAGTGGACTGGATGCGGCGGCTGTCCGCCGAGACCGGTCAGCCGGTCACGTTCGCCATGCTCCAGGTGCCCGGCGCGCCGGATCTCTGGAAGGAACAGATGGAGGTGTCGCTGGCGGCCACGTCCGAGGGTGCGCAGCTGCATCCGCAGGTCGCCGGTCGCCCGTTCGGCGTGTTGATCGGATTCGAGACCGGCCATCCGTTCATGCTCCGACCGACCTACATGGCGCTCGCCGACCTCCCGATCGACGAACGGATCGGGGAGCTGCGCAAGCCCGAGGTGAAGGCGGCGATCCTGGCCGAGGAGAACGCCGAGGGCACCGGCGCGGTCCACGAGGGCATCGCGATGCTCGCGGCCGGGATGCTCGAGTCGCTCTACGTGCTCGGCGACCCGCCGGACTACGAGCCGACCCACGACCGTTCGGTCGCCGGGCTCGCCGAGGCCTCCGGCGTGGCGCCCGAGGAAGCGGCGTACGACGCGTTCTGTGCCGAGGACGGCAAGGCGTTGCTGATGCTGCCCCTCTACAACTATGTCGAGGGCAACCACGACGTCATCCGCGAGCAGTTGACCCACCCGCAGGCGGTCGTCGGCCTCGGCGACGGCGGCGCCCACTGCGGTCTCATCTGTGATGCGTCGCTCCCGACCACGATGATCTCGCACTGGACCCGTGACCGCGATCGCGGCGAGCAGCTCCCGCTCGAATGGGTCGTGCGCAAGCAGACCAAGGACACCGCCGCCCTGTTCGGCATGACGGACCGGGGCACCATCGCCGTCGGTCAGCGGGCCGACATCAACGTGATCGACCACGACCGCATCAACCTGCGCACCCCCGAACTCGTGCGGGATCTGCCCGCCGGTGGTCGCCGGCTGATCCAGACGGCCGAGGGGTACGTCGCGACGATCGTCGCCGGTGAGGTCACCCGGCGCGACGGCGTCGACACCGGCGCCCGTCCGGGTCGGCTCGTGCGCGGTCGTCGGTAG